The Microbacterium luteum nucleotide sequence AGGCGTATCTCGACAACATCGAGGCCAAGACCGGTGTCACGCCGCGAGAGTTCATCGTGAGGGCGACCGAGAGGGGCTTCGGACCGGAGACCAAGGCGGCCCCGATCCTCGCCTGGCTGAAGGACGAGTACGGCCTCGGCCGCGGACACGGCATGGCGCTCGTGCATGTGATCACGAAGGGCGAGCGCATCGATGCGAAGCACGTCGGCACAGACGGTTCGCACCGCGACGCGGTCGACACGCTCTGGCTCGACGGTGCGGCCTCGAATCCACATCCGGGGTGATGGCCGGTGATCGTGACCCCGTTCCTGTTTATTCGTTATGTGACGGGCGAGCCAGGGTGTCGCTGAGGGTGTGACGGATGCGCTCGCCTAGGCTCGTCTCGCCATGATCCGGTTCGAGAACGTCACCAAGCGCTATCGCGGCACCAAGAGCCCCGCGCTCGACAACGTCGACTTCGAGGTGCTCCGCGGCGAGTTCGTCTTCCTCGTCGGCGCGTCGGGATCGGGGAAGTCGTCGTGTCTGCGCCTCATCCTGCGCGAGGAGGTGCCGAGCGACGGTCGCGTCGTCGTGCTCGGACGTGACCTGCGCACGCTGTCCAGTCGCAAGGTTCCCTACTTCCGCCGTCACGTCGGCGCCGTGTTCCAGGACTTCCGCCTGCTTCCGGGCAAGACCGTCTTCCAGAACGTCGCCTTCACCCTGCAGGTGATCGGCTCCTCCCGCGCCTTCATCCAGCAGGCGGTGCCGGAGGTGCTCGCCCTGGTGGGCCTGGCCGGCAAGGAGAAGCGGATGCCGCACGAGCTCTCGGGAGGAGAGCAGCAGCGCGTGGCCATCGCTCGCGCCCTGGTGAATCGTCCGCAGGTGCTGCTCGCGGACGAACCGACCGGAAACCTCGACCCCGGCACCTCGATCGACATCATGCGGCTGCTGGCCCGCATCAACGCCGGAGGGACGACGGTGGTCATGGCCACGCACGAAGCGAACTTCGTCGACCAGATGCAGCGCCGCGTGATCGAGTTGAAGAACGGTGCGATGGTTCGGGACGACAGTCACGGCGGCTACGGCGACACGTCGGGCCTGCCGACCCTCGCGCCCGAGCCGGTGCGCGGCGCGGCCGCGGTGGCGGCGCTCACCGAGGTCCTCGAGGTGCAGCGTGAGGCGGCGGCCTCCATCGCCCGCCGCGCGACCCCCGCCGCTGCGGATCCCTCGACACCGGTGGCTCCCGCTGCCGCGCCGGCGCCCGAGCCCGCTTCTGCGGCCGAGCCGGTGACGCCGGCCGTCGCCCCGGCGCGCCCTGCCGCATCCGTTCCCGAACCGCAGACGACCGGGGTCGCGCCCGTCGCCGAGACGCCGGCAGCCCCATCGGAGGCCGAACCGGGATCCGAGGAACGCCGGCACCGCACGCAGCCGGTGCCGGTCATCGACATCGCCGAGGTCGAGGTGGAGGAGCTGGGTGTCGCCGACCGCCTCGGTCTCGGCAAGGGCGATCAGGACGAAGTGGGGCCGACGTCGTGAGATTCCGTCTGGTCCTCGCCGAGGCTCTCGGCGGGCTGCGCCGCAACGCCTCGATGGTCGTGTCCGTGGTGCTGGTCACCTTCGTCTCACTGACCTTCGTCGGCGCGGCGATGCTCATGCAGATGCAGATCGGAACGATGCGCGATTATTGGGTCGATCGCGCCCAGGTCGCGGTGTACATGTGCACATCGGTCTCGCAGCAGACGGCCACCTGTGCCGACGGCGTCGCGACGGAGGACCAGGTCGCGCAGGTGGAGGAGACCCTCGACGGTCCCGCGCTGGCGCCTCTGATCCGCGATGTGCGCTTCGAGGACCAGGATGAAGCGTACGCGAACGCCTTGGAGCTCCTCGGCGAGGACTACGCGAACATCATCTCGCCCGAGCAGATGAACCAGACCTTCTGGATCAACCTCGTCGACCAGCGTCAGTCCGACGTGCTGATCGAGGCCTTCGCCGGCATGGACGGCGTCGAAGAGGTTGCGGATCAGCTGCAGTACCTCGACCCCCTCTTCTCCGCGCTGACCGTCGCGACCTACATCGCGGTCGGCATCGCGGTGCTCATGCTCGTCGCCGCGGTGCTGCTGATCGCGACGACCATCCGGCTGTCGGCGTATGCCCGACGACGAGAGCTCGGCATCATGCGCCTGGTGGGCGCGTCGAACCGGTTCATCCAGACGCCGTTCGTGTTGGAGGGCGTCTTCGCGGCGTTGCTGGGTTCCGTGCTCGCCAGCGGCGCCGTGCTCGCCGGAGTGCACTTCGGCGTCGAGGACTACCTGCGCGGGCGCGTGGAGTTCGTCACGACGTGGGTCGACGTCGGCGATGCCCTGCTGGTGGTGCCCGTTCTCATCGTGATCGGCGCCGTGCTCGCGGCCCTCTCGGCGAGCTTCGCGATCCGGCGCTGGCTGCGCGCCTGACCGCGCCCGAGCACGGCGTGAGACGCTTGCTAGACTGATGGGCTGCCGTCTCGAGCGGCATCCGTCATACGAGGAGTCATCATGGTCCGGGAACGCGGAGAGAAGGTCGTCGCGACCAACCGTCGCGCCCGCCACGACTACACCATCGAGAAGACCTACGAAGCGGGTCTGGTGCTCATGGGCACCGAGGTGAAGTCGCTGCGCGAGGGGCGCGCGAATCTCACCGACGGCTATGCCTTCATCGACAAGGGCGAGGCGTTCTTGGATGCGGTGAACATCCCGCAGTATTCGCAGGGCCACTGGACGAACCACTCCGCCAAGCGCACCCGCAAGCTGCTGCTGCACAAGGACGAGATCGAGCGTCTCGGCCACGCGGCGTCGGCCGGCGGCTACACCCTCGTGCCGCTGCGTCTGTACTTCAGCGACGGCCGCGCGAAGGTGGAGATCGCGATCGCCAAGGGTAAGGCGGAGTACGACAAACGTCAGACGCTGCGCGAACGTCAGGACAAGCGCGAGGCCGAGCGGGCCATGCGCACCCGCAACCGCCTCGGCGAGTGACCCGCTCGGGCTGACGGGTCGCCCCTCACGGGCGGGTCACAGGTTGGCGGCGAAGGTGGACGCGATGCCGACGGTCACGATAACGTGACCCGCGATGAAGACCTCCGCGCTGAAGATGCTGGTTGCCACCGTCGCGGTCGCGGTCGTCGCCGGCCTCGCCGCCGTCGCGTCGGCGACCGTGATCGCCCCGATGGTCGCCGGCACGACGTCGGATGAGGCCCCGTCGCTTCCCGCAACCAGATAATCGCCTCCGCCACGCCGGCGGCGAGCGAAATATCCGCCACCTGCATCCGAATCGCACACCCTCCCGGAACACATAGGCATGAGGCGGTGCCCAGCCGCCCGTGATTCCAAGGAGGACTATCGTGCGTAAGACCCTCGCAGCGGGTATCACCGCCGGAGCGATCGCCGCTTTCGGTCTGGCAGCCCCCGCGTACGCCATCTCGGACACCACCGCTGACCTGTCGGTGCTCCATGGCATCCCCGACACCCCCGTCGACGTCTACGTCAATGGCGAACTGACCCTCGACGACTTTCAGCCCGGCGACCTCGCCGGCCCGCTCGACCTCGCGGCGGGCGATTACGAAGTCGCTCTGACGGCGACCGATGCGGCCGACGCGAGCGACCCCATCCTCGGTCCCGTCAGCGTCACCCTCGAAGCCAACACGAGCTACACCGCGGTGGCCCACCTCACCGAGGGCGGCGAGCCGACGGTCACCCCGTATGTGAACGACATCTCCGAGACCGCTCCGGGAGAAGGCCGACTGACCGTACGCCACGACGCCGCGGCGCCCGCTGTGGATGTGCTCGTGGGAGGCACCGCGGTGATTGAGAACCTCGCGAACCCCGAGGAGGCGACCCTCGATCTCGCCGCGGGAACGATCGAGGCATCCGTCGCTGCGACCGGCACCACCGACCCGGTGATCGGACCGGCCGACGTCGCCGTCGAAGAAGGTGTGCTCACCATCGTCTACGCGTGGGGCAGCCTCGAGGACGACAACCTCGACCTCGCCGTGCAGACGATCGACGGGCTCCACTCGGCTCCCGACGGTGTTCCGTCCGGCTCCGGCGGCCAGCTGGCCGAGCGCGACGCGATGATGCAGACCCTCCTGATCGTCGGCGCTTTCGGTGTCGCTGCGGCGATCGCCACGTCGGCCGTGGTCGTCTCGCGCAAGCGGGCCGAGCGCTGAGAACCCGCATGATCCGCAAGGCGATCGCGACGGGCCTCGCCCCCGTCGCGATCGTTCTTGCCCTGGCCGGGTGCGGACAGGAGTCGGTCACCGAATCCCCCACGGTGACACCGGCACCTGTCCGCACTTCGGCGGCACCCGCACCGACGGCGTCGGTCGACGTGCCGGTCGCGGCGGCGACCCCCTCGCCGCCGCGGCGCGCGGTGCCTCCGACATCGGTCAGCATCGCGTCGATCGGGGTCGACGTGCCCGTGGTCGACGTCGGCGTCGAGGAGGGTGGGTTCATGGAGCTGCCCGAGGATCCCGCGATCGCCGGCTGGTACCGGTGGGGGTCCGATCCGACGAGTGAGACCGGCAACACGGTCATCTCGGCGCATGTGGATGCCCCCGGCTACCCGATCGGGCCGTTCAGTCGCCTTCGCGACCTCGGCGCAGGGGAGCGGATCGAAGTCGCGGACGCCGACGGAGTCGTGCATCCGTACGTTCTCGAGAGCGTCACCTACTACCCGAAGGCGGAGCTGCCCGTCAACGAGCTGTTCTCGCGGGAGGGAGAGGGAACACTGGTGCTCATCACCTGCGGCGGGGCGTTCGACTCCGCCACCGGCCGGTACCAGGACAATGTGGTGGCGATCGCCGCACCCGCCTGAGACGATCGAGGTGGTGACCCGAGAGGCAGGGGGTGGCGTTGTGGATCCCGACGAACGCGACCTGTGCGAGCGGTTCCGCAGAGGTGAGGACCGCGCGCTCGAAGAGGTCTACCGCCGCTGGTCGGCGGTCGTCTTCACCCTCGCGCTGCGCTCGCTCGGTGATCGAGGCGATGCGGAGGATGTCACCCAGAAGACCTTCGTCTCGGCCTGGACATCGCGGGAGAGATACGACCCCGACAAGGCGAAGCTGTCGACATGGCTGGTGACGATCTGCCGGCGGCGGATCGCCGACACGCATGAGGCGCGAGCGCGGGTGAGGCGGCTCCAGGAGGAGATGCAGCACTACACCGATCCCGACAGCCTGGTGGGGTCGGAGATCGACCTGGCCGACAGGCTCCTGCTGGCGGACGAACTGGACCGACTGGAACCGGACGCGCAGAAAGTCGTGAGGCTGGCGTTCTACGACGACCTCACGCACGACCAGATCTCCCATCGGCTGGACATGCCGTTGGGTACCGTGAAGAGCCATATCAGGCGAAGTCTGAAGCGACTGCGAGAACGACTGGAGGTGAGTCATGTCGCATCTTGATGCCGAGAGGCTGGCGCTGATCGCGCTGGGCGAAGACGCCGATCCCGATGAGTCGGCTCATCTGCAGGAGTGCAGCCTGTGCGCGACGGAGTTCACCGAGCTCAGCCGTGCCGTGCTGGTGGGACGCTCGACGCTCACCGTCGGCGACCTCGAGGCGCCGCCGGCTCGCGTGTGGGAGCGCATCGCCGCC carries:
- a CDS encoding DUF4287 domain-containing protein, whose translation is MSFQAYLDNIEAKTGVTPREFIVRATERGFGPETKAAPILAWLKDEYGLGRGHGMALVHVITKGERIDAKHVGTDGSHRDAVDTLWLDGAASNPHPG
- the ftsE gene encoding cell division ATP-binding protein FtsE, with translation MIRFENVTKRYRGTKSPALDNVDFEVLRGEFVFLVGASGSGKSSCLRLILREEVPSDGRVVVLGRDLRTLSSRKVPYFRRHVGAVFQDFRLLPGKTVFQNVAFTLQVIGSSRAFIQQAVPEVLALVGLAGKEKRMPHELSGGEQQRVAIARALVNRPQVLLADEPTGNLDPGTSIDIMRLLARINAGGTTVVMATHEANFVDQMQRRVIELKNGAMVRDDSHGGYGDTSGLPTLAPEPVRGAAAVAALTEVLEVQREAAASIARRATPAAADPSTPVAPAAAPAPEPASAAEPVTPAVAPARPAASVPEPQTTGVAPVAETPAAPSEAEPGSEERRHRTQPVPVIDIAEVEVEELGVADRLGLGKGDQDEVGPTS
- the ftsX gene encoding permease-like cell division protein FtsX, whose translation is MRFRLVLAEALGGLRRNASMVVSVVLVTFVSLTFVGAAMLMQMQIGTMRDYWVDRAQVAVYMCTSVSQQTATCADGVATEDQVAQVEETLDGPALAPLIRDVRFEDQDEAYANALELLGEDYANIISPEQMNQTFWINLVDQRQSDVLIEAFAGMDGVEEVADQLQYLDPLFSALTVATYIAVGIAVLMLVAAVLLIATTIRLSAYARRRELGIMRLVGASNRFIQTPFVLEGVFAALLGSVLASGAVLAGVHFGVEDYLRGRVEFVTTWVDVGDALLVVPVLIVIGAVLAALSASFAIRRWLRA
- the smpB gene encoding SsrA-binding protein SmpB; the protein is MVRERGEKVVATNRRARHDYTIEKTYEAGLVLMGTEVKSLREGRANLTDGYAFIDKGEAFLDAVNIPQYSQGHWTNHSAKRTRKLLLHKDEIERLGHAASAGGYTLVPLRLYFSDGRAKVEIAIAKGKAEYDKRQTLRERQDKREAERAMRTRNRLGE
- a CDS encoding DUF4397 domain-containing protein translates to MRKTLAAGITAGAIAAFGLAAPAYAISDTTADLSVLHGIPDTPVDVYVNGELTLDDFQPGDLAGPLDLAAGDYEVALTATDAADASDPILGPVSVTLEANTSYTAVAHLTEGGEPTVTPYVNDISETAPGEGRLTVRHDAAAPAVDVLVGGTAVIENLANPEEATLDLAAGTIEASVAATGTTDPVIGPADVAVEEGVLTIVYAWGSLEDDNLDLAVQTIDGLHSAPDGVPSGSGGQLAERDAMMQTLLIVGAFGVAAAIATSAVVVSRKRAER
- a CDS encoding class F sortase; this encodes MIRKAIATGLAPVAIVLALAGCGQESVTESPTVTPAPVRTSAAPAPTASVDVPVAAATPSPPRRAVPPTSVSIASIGVDVPVVDVGVEEGGFMELPEDPAIAGWYRWGSDPTSETGNTVISAHVDAPGYPIGPFSRLRDLGAGERIEVADADGVVHPYVLESVTYYPKAELPVNELFSREGEGTLVLITCGGAFDSATGRYQDNVVAIAAPA
- a CDS encoding RNA polymerase sigma factor, encoding MTREAGGGVVDPDERDLCERFRRGEDRALEEVYRRWSAVVFTLALRSLGDRGDAEDVTQKTFVSAWTSRERYDPDKAKLSTWLVTICRRRIADTHEARARVRRLQEEMQHYTDPDSLVGSEIDLADRLLLADELDRLEPDAQKVVRLAFYDDLTHDQISHRLDMPLGTVKSHIRRSLKRLRERLEVSHVAS